In Festucalex cinctus isolate MCC-2025b chromosome 9, RoL_Fcin_1.0, whole genome shotgun sequence, the DNA window ATGTATCCCTGACACCAAGACAGGCTATGCACAAAGGAaacaaattgtaaatataagacAAATACAGTAAGGCTATTTTAATGAAAACTGTTCCAcattaaagtgaaaaaaaagcacagtagaATATGAAGAGTGGTTCTTACTTGTCCCTGCTTCCAGCACTCTCTAAATATTTTCCAGTTGTTACTATTGCTGGGATCCTGGAGGCAAAGGAGTCGTCCGTCACAGAGCCAGGAGTGCGAGGTGTGTGGTTCCAAAACACTGAGGCCCATTATTCCATCTTTGCGGGCTCCCAACACACCGAGCTCACTTCCCTCAGAGGTTCCGGTACGGCGGCCTTCGGCTTTCTTCGTCTCCACAACTGAGGCAATGATGTGGTCCAAGAAGTTGGGAAGGCTGCTCTTGAGCTTGTCACTCTGAGTCAGGACAattgtatattaggggtgttaaaagtaGTGCGTTAATTAAGGTTCCTTTAACGGCAATCATTTTTTTGAACGcacaattaatgaccgccccttacttggaaagcctgtactgggggaatttcaatcgcaacgcagcagacatgtccacggCAAAATTTAGCAGGAATAAACGTGATAAAAatgcatgtatttgtggagactgggatcaagatgtatttaacaatttaaaaaaaaaatgtgcagaatttcacaacttCCTTCATATTAAAGCTTAGATAgcacttaatatgaaaagaaaaatgccctCAACATACatgaatatcacacttttttttttaaacaatacagtacatctttttaattttaactccattttatgaattaataTGAAATTAGTCAATGActgaaagatgcagccatatttctattcaacattttttcttaaatattctTTGTTagaagtatgaaaaaaaatattgtatatttagaacagatataaaaatttgtgattaactaCTGAAGTCATGAAAAATTTTGAACTGCTCTGCACTTAGAGAAAACGTAATTTTTTACGTGTGTGTGTAATGTGTTTTAGTAGTTAAACCTTAAAGAGGACTGTAATTATCAGGCTCATTGCTCAATACTGAACGAGCAGGTGGCCACATGCATatacgcacacaaacaaaactttACACTTACGCCTCCGGAGGTAAAGACGGATGGGAATGGTACCACACTCTCTCCATGTCCTTGGGAAAGCTTGCCAGGTCCAGAATTGAGCAGGTCCCGTAGACTAGAACCTTCCGGTTTGGACTGCGTCACGCTGGAGCCCAGTAACAGGCTGTTAAAGAGCTTGGGGCTGGAAGCCGAAGGCCTTGACAGGGCACTGAGTGAGTCCAGTCCAAAAGGAGGTCGACTTTCCCGATTCATAATGGCGCGAAGTGAACCGGATTCTGAATGAGAAGAAGACAGTGATGTCACACTTTAAAATGGAATGCAGTTCCGGTGATTTGTCTTTTTCCTCACCTTTCGTGTCATCCTTGGATTTCTGTGTGGCCAAGTCTGCAAGCCAGTGCAGAGCGGAGCTGTTGCCCTCTCCTGACGGGCGCGTCTCCTTTGCCGAGGACTGTGGAAGGTTACTGAGGGATGATGTACAACTGGTGGAAGTGCTAGTACTGCCCACACTTTCCCCTGCCCCGCCACTGGACGATACTGTTGTTTGAGTAATTTCAGTTTTGATAGGTGACGTTTCGCTTTCTAACTTTGGAGTTGTGCCAACAGCAGATACTGTAGCTCCAGGGATGCCACCACTGTTTGGCGGTGTCTGTTGAGACAAACAAACCAACCGTAAGAATGTATTTCAACACCTGATATGGCattcatgacattatgatgCACCTGTGAAATCCCATTGGGGGCACTATGGCGGACTAGGGCCTTAGTATGCCGACTGGCACAAGGGCAGTTGGCTTTAATACCCCACTTGCCTCTTGCTAAGTGCACCATGTCACCTATGTTGTAAAGAgctaagagaaaaaacaaacaaacctcatGATAGCAAATTTACATTTCAATCTGAATATATAAATGCACGCTGTACCTGTGCCAGGGATAATCTGTGTCGGCATGAGGTTCTCGGGCTCGTGCGGTTGGCCTTTAGCGCACTTCAACCAAGAGAAAACATCATCCACTGGACCATCTTCTAAATctaaaatatataacatatgTTTATAACACACCATAATCAAAACATCAAAGTATTTAGATTGGATTTACATTGGACATGGGGGACTTAAATTGTCAAGAAGAACTTCTAATTAAAGCCACTATCTATGAAAACTTACCATCTCTTGGTATGTTCCTGCGCAGGCGATAGCAGTCCAGACACACGCCAAAGCCGCACTTGCGACACACCCAGTGGATGTTGAACAAGGTGGTCTCGCACACGTCACACATTTCCCTCACACCTCGCACAGCACGTTTCCATGCTACTTTCTCTGTTGGAGCAGCAAGACAAGTAATGCTAGTACAGGATAGTCAAGTAATATTCGAGTCATTTGAATCTCCTGTAATGCAGGGACATTATGGATATGGATGATGGAAAGGCTCCGAACAACACTAATGCAatcttgatatttttattacattgtcTTTAAGTAGTTTTGAGTTACAAAATAGTGACAGCTTACTTTTTATAATTTCCCTTTTGATGTATtcaatatgatttttttccaCTATATTGCTAAATATACAATAGCATTGAGACATTGACAACATAGAACATCAAAACTCAAGCACTCTATTGTGCAAATTATATTCctcataaatatttattatacgCTACTGTACTATAGATTAATCACGTCATAACATTAATTCATTTCGGTTTTTCAGACTATACTGTGAGTGGCTGTGTTTATATCTCCCTTTAGATACTTATTAATTTGCTGTTCAGAAATGATTACTCACCAACAGTAACAGAGTTCCAGCTAGACTTCTGTTAAACGCGAACCAGTGTTCTATGAATACATTTAACGGTAGCTTAGTGGTTTAGCATTACTAAGCTTTTTTCccctgttaattattacatgttcTCCTTTCGTGAGAACGGTACTTGTCAGAATTAGAGCTAATTTGCCGACATGGAGGAGATGATTAGCAACTTTTATTCAAGAGTTGCCGGCACTGGAGTTAGACGTGAGGAAGACGCAATTACATCATCAACAAACGTTATCGCGATGAGATGTTCATGGCCAAATTttgtgccagccaatcacaagccaCGGTACTCACAAGTCAAGTGCATGACAGCTACGCACTCACtttctggcaaaaaaacaaattaacccAGAGCGCAATATGTCCCCTCCCAACATTTTTGACTTATCCGTAACAGCAGAACATATGGCAAACACCCATAACagaaaaaatcaaaatacagACTTGGCATCTCATGTATGCCTGAAGAATAAATATAAGATGTATCAGTACATACGGTGAGGTTCCACCATCATCATGGCCTCCTTCTCGGACATGACCAGCTGACAGAACTGGTCGCCCACATTGGCCAGGATATACTTGGATGTGTCAAGGTCAAGCCCCTCTTGCACAGCGGGCGCAGGTAGCCACAGACCCATTGCCATCGAGTCGCTCTGCTGTGGGCTTAGGAAGCCTTCGACACGCAACATACCCTTACGAGTGAAAGCCAACCTGGTCAcagtacaaaaaacaaatgatgaaataTCACAATTCACAAATGACCTGTCTTGTAGaaacataattaactcatttgcttccaaaaacatagaaatgcgttctattttaaatattaccatgctcccaaagacgtatttatactttttttttttttttaaatgctcgtGCATACAGaacgctttgatgcagcctttcaactgaagagaatggtaatggcaatggtagttattataaaaacggccagcaggtggcagcagagtataagagatcaaccatggccatgttgTAACAAAGGTgttttcccactgttttaaagagatttgtgaataatgaaacttgtctatattctaatgctaattgttgcaaaatgaaaacagatggaaatatactttttttttcctgatgaaagaagaaactaatctttcttttggcaggttcgatgtttttatagcaatagaacacaatattctgtgggccttgcaaaatcagtcaaaatcatgGAAGACAGCCGAGAATGAaggtggttgcttcagtgaaaatggctgggagtgaattagttaatatAACTTGCTATAATGATGTACCTTCGGAAGTGGAAGAAACGACAAGCCACATTTGGATCGTCGTCATCCTCGCTATCGTCATCTGCAATGCGAGATTTGCGATAGCGCTCCAGGCGACACTCGCGGCACTTGTGCAAGTGAGGAGCCACGTTGATGCACGAGCCATCCTGGAGGAAGGATTCGCCAGACTGCTTGAGACGGCGCACTTTGCTCTGGTCTTTCAGTACAGACTGGCCCACTGCAAAATACACATTCATGCTAAATACAAAATGATATCACCTTTTATGCTTCTAACTTTCTTAAACTAAAGTTACCTTTGAAAGGCTTATTTCGTGGACGGCTTTTCGCAGCGCCTTGGATTTTAGCTTTTTGCAGCATGGCTCCATCCTTCCCAGACTGAGATGCTTCTCCATGGGCTTGGCCTTTGTCTGGACCCTCCTCATTCTCACTCAGGTCTGACAAGTCGCTGTTACTGCTTAGGTCCGAGTCACGTTTGGTTGACTGTGCTCTTTCCTCCAAGGCAAACTTCTGAGTGAGGTTCTGGTCAAAAGTCACAGGCAGCTGATCCATTCGAGCCGAGCCGCCTGTTCCAAAAACGGAGCCGCCTGCTCTGGCAGGACCGGTTGTACCAAACATAGAGCTGCCTGAAGTGGATGATGGCATCTCCCCAACTGCCTTTTCTTCTTTTACCAAAGTGCCTTCATTCTGTACCCTTTGGGTCGTTTGAGTTGGTGCTGGGGAGATTGAAGAGCTGGGTGAAGCAGCAGATGAGATTGCTGCGAAAGGGGAGGTTAGAATGCCCTTAGGTGGCTCAGCCATAGTGAAAAGATTGGGCTTGTTGTCTGAGGCACACTCAACTCTGGAGAGTCCAGCAAATGGCGTGTGTATGTTTTTGTCCCCATAGGCCAAAAATGGATTCGCTGGCTCTTTGGAACCTTGCAGGAAAAGGTTCTGATGGCTCTCAGAAGAGTTAAAATTAGATGGCATCACCACAGCCCCCGTCAATGTACCATTATTACAACTCTTTAAAAGGCTTTGGAGTCCAGATGCTGCTGCAGAACCCGCAACGGCAGAGCCCCTTCCAGCAGAAGTGCTACCCATGTCTGGAAAGGCTGTTGAAGCGTTGCTCAGCACACCATTTCCTGTTGGATGAATGTCGAGCGTTTTGGTCTGCTCCGGCTTTTTCACGCCTTCTGCAGCAGACTTGAAAAGGTTTGGGGGTTCCTTATTAAGGGTTTCTGACACCGTGGCAAAGTAATTTGTGTCCTTGGACTGGTTTTGAGCACTAGCGATGCCTGGGTTGGAGTCCAGATTCTTTGTCATGCACTGGAAAAACAAGTTTTGGTCTTGCTTGGATTGAGTCTCACTCTTATCTCGACCAAAGCCAAATCCAAAGGGTCGCGAAGTGTCCTTGGAGGTTGCACAACTTGTTGCAGCGCCATTCGTCTGTGAGGTAACCTCTCCAAAAACAGGAGCAGCAGGCACAGCTGATGGGAGACGATAACCCATCGCAGTCTTTGGTGCCTGCAACATAGACAACTCCATTGAGAATGCAGTAGGTAGGTAGATAGTGATGATTACTTGATTATGAGTTATCTTGCATCCAGTGTAGTAAAATAGTAACAGTGTACCCGGCGTATCAGCAGTAAGAAATAATCGGTAGATTAATCTATACTAAAagtattcgatagtgacagcactaggtCTAACAGTTGAAATTTATGTTAAAATTTGGTAAAAATAATCAAGTCATTGGAGCAATCCTGAAATAGCGTCCAAACTTGCCCCTGGGGGAAGTGAAAAATAACGACATTACAGGCATCCCCtcaagagaaaaaagaaagtagCTCAACAATCCCAGCAGCATACTTTTTTGCTAATTGATACGAGTTCTGGTGTGTGTTGTGTTGCCACTTCATGTCCTTTTTACAAGACACAGCAaaacgttaaaataatactAAACAATATAGAATAGAATGTCGAAAACCTTCTGGTTGTCTTACCTCTGTCTGGCTTCCCCAAGTGGGAGCCTTGGGCGTAAATCCTCCAGAGGCAGACAGCGCCACACTCGGGCTGCTGTCAGCCGAGGACCAAGAAATGGTGACAGGCCCAGGGGAAACCAGGGCTGACGTTTTGGAAAAGGATTTTGAGGCATCTTCTCTGACTGCTGGTTGGGATGGAGAAGCCTTGGGGGCTGGGGCTCCAGGGACCAGGCTTGGCATTTGGCCTAAAGAGGGGAAAGATGTGGCAGAAAAGGGAGACGGTGCTGGTTTGAGGGGAGGAGGGGTGGGGGTAAGAGAAACTGGGGTGGTTGAGTCCGCTGCCCCTTGCGTGGCGAGCATCCGACCATTTTCTTTCACATGGGCGTAATAACGCGTCGGGTTGGCATTTGACTGATCCATCTGTACGGAGGAATTGGTGGGCGATGATACTTTGCCCTGAAGAAGGCTCCCCTCCGAGGTGCCGCCATTTTTGGTTGTGCTGCTGACTCTTTCCCCAGCATCTCCTCTCCACACATCTGGCCCTTCCGTCAAGTTTTTGTTAGAATCGCCACATTTCGGATCGTAGGCTCCAAATTCTACTGCCCCTTTAAAACGCTTCAAGTTCATGTCTTCCTCCTCAGAGGCAGTTCTGCGTCTGCGACTATTATCACCCTTCAGTGTTTCACAGTCCATCTTTTGCCGGCCACTCTTACCAAGCTAAAAAAGAACAATGATAGGAAGTTACTTTAATGCAAATAAAGCAGTATCCAAAAGGTAAAATATGACAAGGAGTGGGACAAAATATCGATAATGCAAGATGATTGGTTTGACGTTTTACCATGGTTTGAAAAATCTAAATCTTTCTCTATGAACAAGAGAGGGGATGGTGTGGAGTTACCCACGGAGAATACACATAGATAAAAAGGCTGCAAGGTCGGGGAGAGAAAAATATAGCTTGCACATGACAGAGAATATGGCTCTATATGAAGAAAAACTTTTGCATTGATGTTATAAAGCATTACCTCTTCATCTCCCAGCATGACATGTATAACACGAGGGTCCACCAGCTGCTTTTCTTTATTCTATAACAAACGTGTGTTGTGTTAATAAACCATGATTTCCTCACTATTTCTCCATTATTTCAAAATTATCCACGTAAACCATCACCTTATCCAACATAATCTCCATTATGTGTGAGATCAGGTCGTGTTGTGAGACAAGTCCCACGGCCCAGCATTCCTCAAGCTCTGGCTGGTACACGCACACTCTTCGCCCTTGAATTGTGTATGAAcctgtgcaaaaaaacaatgagGGGTCAACTTCACGCATTGTCAACCTGGATAGTAAATGCTACAAAAGCACATATTTAAGTTGAAAGATGAAAAACACAAgacaatgaaaaagaaaatacaccCTGACCCAAGAATTCAATGCTTTTTTCAAAAGTCAAAAGGAAGAAGATAAGGGCTAGTTCTTACCCTTCCTAAGAATCTCCTGCAGTTCAAAATCACTTCGCCAGCTGGAAATGGCAGTCTGCACAGAGGGCTGCTCCACCAGCAGTGGATGTCTTATGTCTTTTTCAACCTGCGTAAAGGACACAAAACACATTGCCCTCAATGCTGTAATGCTCTTAATAGATAGAACATACACAAATACAATTTGAATTCCCATGTCTTTTCTCTGTATTGTTTGTCATTGTTTATATTGTCATGCTTAAATTGGAGGAAAGGCAAATGATACAAGTTTAAGAAATATACAAACCTCAAACCTGTGGATCGACTTTTTATCAGGAAGGAACTCAAGATTGTTGCTTCCAAAATACTGCACCGCAAGCACAGATCCTAAACCCACTCTGTCCACTATGGAGTGGAAAGCCTACGAAGAACAAAGAAAAATGTAACATTGAACGTAGCCTTACACTTCAGAGCAACCTGCACGTGGgaaaacacacattttaattCAAATCAATCAGCTTTATTAAGTGTCAATCACCAAACAACAATGCACAACAATAAAGTACATTGTAAAAAGTAATTCAATAATGTTAAAAGCCAAAGCTATAAAATTGGGATGGACAGATACCAATACTGGTGGCGGAAAGTTCCTTCATCCAGCACGCTGGTTCCAGTCGGTCACAAGTTTAGTTTTTAAGTTGTGGCATTCTAATCAAGGACTCCTGTATTTCTTTTAACTTACTTGCTTTTGAAGCGAATACAAAGAGATATCAAGGCATCCTTTGAGTATCCACAAGACTACGCCCTTCTTTGCCTCTTAATTTTTTCTACTACACGTACTCCTTCCGCGTGGTATATTAGTGTTCAGACTGAGGGACCACATCATTGTCAGTAATGCAAATCTATTACTCTAAAAACTGTTGTATTTAAGTAAAAAATGCCATGTCCAAGATGTCTGCTCTTTGTGTTCTTAAACAATATATTAAaccatttccatcacaattctAAGACTTGTAAACACAGCCTTGACACTTACCAGAGCAGGCCAAGGTGTGATTGACCCGGAAGACAAGGTTGTTATGCTTCGACTGGCCCAAACGATGGAATCTTCCACCAACAGAGCCTTAACGGAATCATCGTACACCTGCACCCACGAACACCGCTGTGACGCGTTCTCAAACTCCACAAACACCTGCAGTTGAAAACATTTCATGTGTTTACATACCTTCCAAGTCAAACAGCAACCCAGTTTTAGTATATGTGCTTTATGCAATCGCAAAGGTACATTCATTTTGAAGAATTTAAGCCTTAACGTTAATTAGCGTGTTCTCATTATAGGAATAGAAATTTTTATCAAAATAGACTAGAGAATGAACCCCAGCATACATCTGAAGAAATTGAGTATTCAGAGCGGATGCCATTGATTCCATACTGGCTTCAGTCAATTACCTTCCGTTTGAATCTTTAATTGACTGGTAACTTGTGATGGTAAACATAAAACATGAGATGAAAACCCTAATCCAAAATGGTTGTGCGTGAATGGGAAACCAATAtgcatgtgatttttttgttgttgttttacttcAACTAATATTGCTAATAATAAGAAATTGGATGTACACTGGAAAATTGAGCAGTGTTTAATCTTTTAAGAAATTACCCATGTCGATAGAACAGCACGTTCCACATTACAGCCTTAACATCAATGTCACCCATGATGTCAACTTGCtttgaataaaaatgtgatcTTCCCTTGCATTGCCGTATTCATGAACAATGTGTCCATTTTATGGATACTGGGGAGCTTTGTTTAAAGGTAGAGAATTCTACACATTTCAGTATTATTGACACGTATCaatgttttaattttagatACTGAACAATCCTGTGCATTTACCCATTGTTCTTAACATTTGTTAATATTGCAAAAGATGCtgtttgttaaattaaaaacaaaagcatcctAATTACCTTCAAGTACAATTATTAATGAGCTCAAACtgatgttttggttttttttacacacatagAATCTTGTTTTAGCACTCAAGCACACTTTGGTAGATGTAATCAATTTCTTGTCATGTTTCTCTGGTGAATTTCgttaaaattgtaatgtcgttTTTATCTTTGACAACACACCCAAAAGAAGAATTGCAATGGAGTGAGGTCTGCTGTTGGTGGTGGCCATTATAAATTGAAaagcaaatactaaaaaaaataaaaaataattaataaagagAGTAAATAAGAAATTGGTATGTTATCTCGAGTTAGGTTTTCTCCAAGTATCTAATTGGTTTCATTTATGTAGGTCACCCATCTTAACGTCTTTCTTTGGCAGTCTTACCCACCGTAGAATAATCATCTTTGCCCAAAGCTTtccaataattacaaaaaaaaatgtcatttaaaacacCGCCCTCATTCGTAAACATTAACGACTTAAATGCCTCTGTAAAGTGAATTGTTTCGCAACTTAGAGGCCGCTTAGTGGACTAATACAGCTAGCAAGCAAGAAGCTAATGCTACATGTCAATGCAGAAGGTGAGCAAAAACGACCCAATTGTCTTTCTTTGGGCGAAAATTGATCTCAGCtatgatatttttttatgtgtggcgGCAACTGAATAATATTCCCGAAGGTGGTTGACACTAGTTAGTTTGGTAAAAAGCGAACATTGTGAAGGCCAGAAAATCCCCGGTGTCGAGTTTAGCTTCGGTCAGCTGCAAGTGACGTTAGCAAGCTCGTAGGTTGTACATAGCAAAGCTAATACAGTACTATGTGTCAACATATGTATCCATACTAACATTAGCGCCAATCGAgtgagaacacaaaaaaaaaggacaacaaTTATGAGACATTAGCCCCATAGCTGGTTGTTATTGGGTTGCATTATAAGACACTACACCGTATGTAAACACCGACCGTCAGTCCCGCAGCAGGAGTTGTTGTTGTCGCTTCTCCTCCGCCAGCCTCCGGGGCCGCCAGGCCGATGACGCTCACTGCCCGCACCGTCCCCCGCAACCAGTCCCGGGCTCGCGGCGTCTGCTCCGACTCGGATCCGTTAGCAGTCCCGCCGTCGCCGAGGAGCAAGAGTAGCCGCTTCCCAATCAATTCAAGAGACTCCCCCATGTTTTGCCCGCAAACTAGCTGCCTCTATCGAGCCAACATGAACGGTGTTAACTTCCTCGCTCGGATGCGAACTCGAAAGTGCGAAAAGACGAACAAGGGAGGGGGAAATAGCCGATTGCGGCCGCTAAATGTACCGCTAAATACGCCGCAAACTGGAAATCGAACCGTGCACCAGACGACACTGGAGAGCGAAACGGAATTGACACGGCGGAGATGTTATTGTCCTCGGTGGTATCCGCGACTACCCTGCTACGTCCGCCATTGCGCCCTGCAACAATCAAACGCACTCCTCGTAGGCAACCAGCACTGCGGAGACACGGATCTTGTCTGTGTGAGCGGTGACCTCTAGTGGAAAAAAATCGGAATTACAATCGGAACCACTGCGGAATGGAGGCTGGTTTAACGCAGGGAAAATGAAACCTCCCCCAACTCAAAAGTTTTATTCTTTCTTTATATGACGAATCGATCAGTGTCACTCACTCTATATGACGTTAAAGGAACTCTGATTTTCGTATAAACGCAACACTTCAAAGTGTTTA includes these proteins:
- the kdm3b gene encoding lysine-specific demethylase 3B isoform X1; this encodes MGESLELIGKRLLLLLGDGGTANGSESEQTPRARDWLRGTVRAVSVIGLAAPEAGGGEATTTTPAAGLTVFVEFENASQRCSWVQVYDDSVKALLVEDSIVWASRSITTLSSGSITPWPALAFHSIVDRVGLGSVLAVQYFGSNNLEFLPDKKSIHRFEVEKDIRHPLLVEQPSVQTAISSWRSDFELQEILRKGSYTIQGRRVCVYQPELEECWAVGLVSQHDLISHIMEIMLDKNKEKQLVDPRVIHVMLGDEELGKSGRQKMDCETLKGDNSRRRRTASEEEDMNLKRFKGAVEFGAYDPKCGDSNKNLTEGPDVWRGDAGERVSSTTKNGGTSEGSLLQGKVSSPTNSSVQMDQSNANPTRYYAHVKENGRMLATQGAADSTTPVSLTPTPPPLKPAPSPFSATSFPSLGQMPSLVPGAPAPKASPSQPAVREDASKSFSKTSALVSPGPVTISWSSADSSPSVALSASGGFTPKAPTWGSQTEAPKTAMGYRLPSAVPAAPVFGEVTSQTNGAATSCATSKDTSRPFGFGFGRDKSETQSKQDQNLFFQCMTKNLDSNPGIASAQNQSKDTNYFATVSETLNKEPPNLFKSAAEGVKKPEQTKTLDIHPTGNGVLSNASTAFPDMGSTSAGRGSAVAGSAAASGLQSLLKSCNNGTLTGAVVMPSNFNSSESHQNLFLQGSKEPANPFLAYGDKNIHTPFAGLSRVECASDNKPNLFTMAEPPKGILTSPFAAISSAASPSSSISPAPTQTTQRVQNEGTLVKEEKAVGEMPSSTSGSSMFGTTGPARAGGSVFGTGGSARMDQLPVTFDQNLTQKFALEERAQSTKRDSDLSSNSDLSDLSENEEGPDKGQAHGEASQSGKDGAMLQKAKIQGAAKSRPRNKPFKVGQSVLKDQSKVRRLKQSGESFLQDGSCINVAPHLHKCRECRLERYRKSRIADDDSEDDDDPNVACRFFHFRRLAFTRKGMLRVEGFLSPQQSDSMAMGLWLPAPAVQEGLDLDTSKYILANVGDQFCQLVMSEKEAMMMVEPHQKVAWKRAVRGVREMCDVCETTLFNIHWVCRKCGFGVCLDCYRLRRNIPRDDLEDGPVDDVFSWLKCAKGQPHEPENLMPTQIIPGTALYNIGDMVHLARGKWGIKANCPCASRHTKALVRHSAPNGISQTPPNSGGIPGATVSAVGTTPKLESETSPIKTEITQTTVSSSGGAGESVGSTSTSTSCTSSLSNLPQSSAKETRPSGEGNSSALHWLADLATQKSKDDTKESGSLRAIMNRESRPPFGLDSLSALSRPSASSPKLFNSLLLGSSVTQSKPEGSSLRDLLNSGPGKLSQGHGESVVPFPSVFTSGGSDKLKSSLPNFLDHIIASVVETKKAEGRRTGTSEGSELGVLGARKDGIMGLSVLEPHTSHSWLCDGRLLCLQDPSNSNNWKIFRECWKQGQPVLVSGIHKRLKAELWRPEAFSEEFGDQDVDLVNCRNCAIISDVKVRDFWDGFEIISKRLKDAEGNPMVLKLKDWPPGEDFRDMMLTRFDDLMENLPLPEYTKRDGRLNLAARLPNFFVRPDLGPKMYNAYGLISTEDRKVGTTNLHLDVSDAVNVMVYVGIPQGEGDLEKEADINGRKEVMTTIEEGDVDEMTKRRVYNANEKPGALWHIYAAKDAEKIRELLRKFGEEQGQENPLDHDPIHDQSWYLDQALRRRLYEEYGVQGWAIVQFLGDAVFIPAGAPHQVHNLYSCIKAAEDFVSPEHVRHCFRLTQEFRHLSTTHTNHEDKLQVKNIIYHAVKDAVGTLKSHDPKLARP
- the kdm3b gene encoding lysine-specific demethylase 3B isoform X2, with the translated sequence MGESLELIGKRLLLLLGDGGTANGSESEQTPRARDWLRGTVRAVSVIGLAAPEAGGGEATTTTPAAGLTVFVEFENASQRCSWVQVYDDSVKALLVEDSIVWASRSITTLSSGSITPWPALAFHSIVDRVGLGSVLAVQYFGSNNLEFLPDKKSIHRFEVEKDIRHPLLVEQPSVQTAISSWRSDFELQEILRKGSYTIQGRRVCVYQPELEECWAVGLVSQHDLISHIMEIMLDKNKEKQLVDPRVIHVMLGDEELGKSGRQKMDCETLKGDNSRRRRTASEEEDMNLKRFKGAVEFGAYDPKCGDSNKNLTEGPDVWRGDAGERVSSTTKNGGTSEGSLLQGKVSSPTNSSVQMDQSNANPTRYYAHVKENGRMLATQGAADSTTPVSLTPTPPPLKPAPSPFSATSFPSLGQMPSLVPGAPAPKASPSQPAVREDASKSFSKTSALVSPGPVTISWSSADSSPSVALSASGGFTPKAPTWGSQTEAPKTAMGYRLPSAVPAAPVFGEVTSQTNGAATSCATSKDTSRPFGFGFGRDKSETQSKQDQNLFFQCMTKNLDSNPGIASAQNQSKDTNYFATVSETLNKEPPNLFKSAAEGVKKPEQTKTLDIHPTGNGVLSNASTAFPDMGSTSAGRGSAVAGSAAASGLQSLLKSCNNGTLTGAVVMPSNFNSSESHQNLFLQGSKEPANPFLAYGDKNIHTPFAGLSRVECASDNKPNLFTMAEPPKGILTSPFAAISSAASPSSSISPAPTQTTQRVQNEGTLVKEEKAVGEMPSSTSGSSMFGTTGPARAGGSVFGTGGSARMDQLPVTFDQNLTQKFALEERAQSTKRDSDLSSNSDLSDLSENEEGPDKGQAHGEASQSGKDGAMLQKAKIQGAAKSRPRNKPFKVGQSVLKDQSKVRRLKQSGESFLQDGSCINVAPHLHKCRECRLERYRKSRIADDDSEDDDDPNVACRFFHFRRLAFTRKGMLRVEGFLSPQQSDSMAMGLWLPAPAVQEGLDLDTSKYILANVGDQFCQLVMSEKEAMMMVEPHQKVAWKRAVRGVREMCDVCETTLFNIHWVCRKCGFGVCLDCYRLRRNIPRDDLEDGPVDDVFSWLKCAKGQPHEPENLMPTQIIPGTALYNIGDMVHLARGKWGIKANCPCASRHTKALVRHSAPNGISQTPPNSGGIPGATVSAVGTTPKLESETSPIKTEITQTTVSSSGGAGESVGSTSTSTSCTSSLSNLPQSSAKETRPSGEGNSSALHWLADLATQKSKDDTKESGSLRAIMNRESRPPFGLDSLSALSRPSASSPKLFNSLLLGSSVTQSKPEGSSLRDLLNSGPGKLSQGHGESVVPFPSVFTSGGSDKLKSSLPNFLDHIIASVVETKKAEGRRTGTSEGSELGVLGARKDGIMGLSVLEPHTSHSWLCDGRLLCLQDPSNSNNWKIFRECWKQGQPVLVSGIHKRLKAELWRPEAFSEEFGDQDVDLVNCRNCAIISDVKVRDFWDGFEIISKRLKDAEGNPMVLKLKDWPPGEDFRDMMLTRFDDLMENLPLPEYTKRDGRLNLAARLPNFFVRPDLGPKMYNAYGLISTEDRKVGTTNLHLDVSDAVNVMVYVGIPQGEGDLEKEVMTTIEEGDVDEMTKRRVYNANEKPGALWHIYAAKDAEKIRELLRKFGEEQGQENPLDHDPIHDQSWYLDQALRRRLYEEYGVQGWAIVQFLGDAVFIPAGAPHQVHNLYSCIKAAEDFVSPEHVRHCFRLTQEFRHLSTTHTNHEDKLQVKNIIYHAVKDAVGTLKSHDPKLARP